The Labeo rohita strain BAU-BD-2019 unplaced genomic scaffold, IGBB_LRoh.1.0 scaffold_965, whole genome shotgun sequence genomic interval AACATCATCAATTAATCCTGCTTTATTAGGGGTTCTTGGAATGGCTGACATGATAGATGGTAATGAAAATCATGATTGTATCATTGAATTGACCTCATGTTCTTCCAGGGCCGATCTCTTGGATTCGCCCCTGGATGGGGGGGAGCACATATATGTTGATGGATcatgttcaaaaccttttgatgGTGTCTACCTTTGTGGGTATGCTGTGGTGTCAGAAACTGGGGAAACAATAGAAGCTTATGCCTTAGACTATAATTCAGCGCAAGCTGCAGAATTGGTAGCGTTAATAAGAGCATGTAGGCTGATGCATCAGGTGGTGCATCACTTTGCCAGAACATGGGAAGCTAGGGATTTTAAGACAGCAGATGGTAAACCAATAGCGCATTCAAACTTAATAGGACAGTTAACTGAAGCAGTACAGCTACCTGCCGAAGTGGccataataaaagtaaaaggtAGCAGCAGGAGATGATGAACAAGCTGTAGGAAATATAAAAGCAGATGAGGCTGCAAACCAAGCGGCAAAGGCCCAGATTAAACCGCCATTTGATGTGGGTAACAAAAGTCAGGTAACTATGGCTGTGCACATAACTAATGTACCTGAAATTGACATTAAGATTCTGCAAAGTCAACCGACACAAACTGACTTAGAACATTGGAGTAAACACGGGTGTGCCCCAGATAAAGATGGTATTGTGAGGGATGAAAAGGGAAGAATAGCATTCCAAAGTTATGATTGGTAATCCTCATTAGGCATTACCATGGTTTGTCGCATACAAGCTGTGCAAAAGTAGTACAAGTAATAAATCGCTTGTACTGCATTGCAGATGTACATAAAACAGCCAAGCTGATTCTGGACTCGTGTCTTACGTGTGCTAAGGTAAATCCGCACAGACCGATTAAACATGAAGCATAACTGCACCCAGAAGCACCTTTTCAGCATGTGCAGGTCGATTTTACGCATATGCCACCAATAGGTAATTTAAAGTACCTTCTGGTTATAGTAGACCGATTTTTGAAGTGGCCAGAAGCGTTCCCGTGTGCAAAAGAGGACGCTAAGACCGTGGTTAAAATTCTAACTAAAGAAATAATTCCCAGATTTGGTATACCTACTACCATTGAGAGTGACAATGTGATGCCATTTGCGTCCAGGGTTACGCAGTTTTTGGCCAAATCATTGTCCATCGATTGGCATTTCTCCATACCGTACCATCCGCAATCATGTTCGAACGTGGAACGTTTAAACAAAACCATTAAGGGACACCTGACAAAAGCCATGCTGGAAACGGGGAAAAAATGGGTCGATTTGCTACCAGCAGTGTTAACAGAAATAAGAATGACTCCATCTTCCACCACTAAACTGTCATCATTTGAAATACTAATGGGTAGGCCTTTCCCGACCCCATGGGTCAAAGGCCGCGCAGGCATTGCTTCTTTAGGAGACCTGGAGGTGATACAGGAGGACTATGTGACTTCCTTAATAGAAAAACTTAACTCTATATGTGCTGATGTTTCTTTGTGTCTTCCTCTCCCCTCAGAAAAGCCTACTCATCCTTTTGTTCCAGGCCAGAGTGTGCTGATCAAAAGTCTGAAGCCGACGAGGATAGGAGAGCCGAAGTAAATCGGACCAGCCACTGTGATTGCAGTAACCAGGACGGGAGTTCTGACAGACTACCAGCCGCAGTGGATACACGCCTCAAGAGTGAAGCAGTATTCTACAGGAGAGCAGGAAAGCTCCAATTTAAAATTGAATACTGAAAAGTATTCACCTTAATGCTTAACAGGTAGGAGGAAAAACACTGATTAAGCTGAGGAGGGAACTACCTCTTATAGTGAGGTGGGGGTTATCCGAGGCTAGAAGATAGGTGGCCCATTGAGCCAAACAGTGCTAACTCCTTACATAATCCTGTACGCATTAAGGGCCAAATTGATGGACTATCCGCCACTAGAGAGTTTCACGCAGTGTTCAATTGTAGAAGCTATTCTTGCATTTGACGAACTTATTGTTCAATTAACGAAAGAGGTAATGAAGGGACTTTTTCCGAATCCAGTTGATACGCCGTGTGATGTTTCACCAACCAATATAGAATTTATTATGAATTCAGATATGAATGTTGGTATGAAGGAGGTTAGGGCAGAGAAAACTAAGTGTGAAGGAAATTATGCATGTGCATTGGCACTACTGCAAAGAAGTGTTTTGAGGAATGAGGTAGGAGGAGAGTGTTGGATTTGTATGCAGTTACAGTCAGTgtggaaaacacaacaaataacCTCAGAAGTGTTACACCCTGAGAAAGACAAGTGTGATATGCCAAGGCAGATGACTGTGATAATGCAGATGGCAGATAACATAAGAGCGAATAGGGCACTGAGGTTTGCGCTCAAAGATTATAACTGTTCATATCCAGGACTACCTTTTAAAGGACCAGCATTTCAGGTGCAGTCACACCTCGcagatttatgtatttgtgcAACTAAGGGAAAACATTATGTGGGGATGTCAGATTGCAGAACCACCATAACAGTGAATAACACAGTTCAGGGTAAGAGTAATTGCACTGTTAGGTATCAAAATGGGACAATAGAGCATTTTGGGTGTCCGTTCTCACATCTTGATAGTGCACCAGGGATGATTTGGACCTGTGGAGGGATGGCTTATTATCATTTAGATGAAGGAGATTGGCGTGGATGTTGTTATCCTGCTCTACTCTCCACAGAAACCACAGTATTGGTAAAAAGAGGTAGTGAGACTATCATGGGGCTTGCTGCACGACAGACCAGAGAGAAACGAGATGTAAATAGCATGCCTAATCGATATAACGGGTATAAGACATTGGATCCATGAACAACTCCAGGGGAAAATATAGGATAATCCTTAGCGGGATTCTTTACTGGAGTAGGGACAACAGTAgccttaaataaaatcaatgggTTAGCATGGCAGGTTTTGTCATTGGAGAATGATACAGCTCATGCATTAGGGCTAATCACGGACGAGCTAAAGAAAATGAGAGAAGCAGTTATCCAAAATAGATTGGTCCTTGATCTGTTGACCTCTGAGAAAGGGGGAGTTTGTAAAATGTTGGGGGTATCTTGTTGTTTCTATATTCCAGATAATTCAGATAACATCACAGACATCCTAACTCACATGAGGGAATCCATCCCGGAGCCAAGAAAAGATGACTCCTGGTTTAGCTGGCTGGACAGCCTCTGGGGTGGATGGGGAACCTGGATTTTCACCACTGTAATACAGATTATTGTTTTACTCTTAATTGTGTTGTTGATCGCTACATGTCTAATTCAGTGTATCAACAATTCTATTATGCATACTATTGCTTCGCTTACAACGAGAGGGAGTTATCAAGTTATGCTAAGTGCGCAACAAGAAGGGGCTCGTCCACCAGCTCCAGATCCAAGACCTAAtattgaacaggatgaagatgaaTACAGCAGCTATGCTCGTGTGTATCAGTTAGAGCCTGAAGGGTATAACTGGAATGCGGaagatgcagtttaaatgaagtaTAACAGAGTCTGATTTTTTGCTTGATTACTCGATACAATCATAGAGAtgattacagtattttatatcattataatcAGAAAGATGATTCCAGATGATTACATGTATTCAATTGCAAAATGATATTAGTCATATTGATGTGTATCTTGATTCAACAGTAATACTaatatgattgttttgttttatattgatgTGACATTAATACTATTACTGATATTAATACTAATACGATTGTTTTATACGAGGCACAGGAGTGTTAAGTAAGACATTCTGTCTTAAAGTGGCCATTGTGAGATTGTAATAATCCTGACCTCCTGTGCCCTTCTCATACTAACCTGAAAAGCAGACATGACATAGTCTAGCCTAGAGAATCATAGGACATGATGTACTGTTGTTTCCTGAAGGGTGTGATGTTTGATCTTTCACTTCcctattttacaatataaatattggagtctttctttaataaaatgccTTTGAGTGAATTACACTTTTTCTGTGTGTGGTCATCTCAATGGTCCAGGATCCTGACTCTGTTCTCCATCGCTCAACTAAAAACGAATCTCTGCAGTTAATTAAGTTAGATATTAAATTCTCATCAAGAAGCgtttttctgcattgtaaataacattcctttcatgcatgtgaaacattttaatatgggtcagcttttttcatgaaactgcatcaCCTAGcattttctgactgagaaaagacgttttagagcgattccaagcatgccttggtttcatgagctgagatgcctaaaaacattattgGCGCTCCTAGAAGACCCagactaagcgttttatgaactgagtctctaactaaatttcatatgcagaaaacttctaacacatcaagaagtgtctttctgcattgtaaatattcctttcatgcatgtgaaacattttaatatgggtcagcttttttcatgaaactacatgaactagcgttttctgactaaGAAAAGATGTGTTTGAGCGTTTCCAAgtatgccttggtttcatgagctgagatgcctaaaaacattattggcgttcctagaagacCCAGACTAAGCCTTTTATGAACTGagtctctaactaaatttcatatgcaaaaaacttctaacacatcaagaagtgtctttctgcattgtgaatgacattcctttcatgcatgtgaaacatttttaatatggttcTGCTTTATTCATGAATCTGCATGAACTCgccttttctgactgagaaaagacattttagagcgtttccaagcatgccttggtttcatgatcTAGGATGCCTGAAATCACTATTGGcattcctagaaggctctaactaagcatTTTATGAActaaggctctaactaaatttcatatgcaaaaaacttctaacacatcaagaagtgtctttcggcattgtaaataacattcctttcatgcatgtgaaacatttttaatgtgggtcagctttattcatgaaacttcatgaactttcgttatctcactgagaaaagacatttttgagcgtttccaagcatgccttggtttcatgagctaggattcctaaaatcactattgcagttactagaaggctctaactaagcgttttatgaactgaagctctaacttaatatgaaatatataaaacttctaacacatcaagaagcgtttttctgcattgtaaataacattcctttcatgcatgtgaaacattttaatatgggtcagcttttttcatgaaacttcatgaactagcATTTTTTGACTAAGAAAAggcgttttagagcgtttccaagcatgccttggtttcataagctgagttgcctaaaatcagtattggcgttgCTACAAGGctctaagcgttttatgaactgaggttCTAACTtact includes:
- the LOC127162550 gene encoding uncharacterized protein LOC127162550, which gives rise to MDYPPLESFTQCSIVEAILAFDELIVQLTKEVMKGLFPNPVDTPCDVSPTNIEFIMNSDMNVGMKEVRAEKTKCEGNYACALALLQRSVLRNEVGGECWICMQLQSVWKTQQITSEVLHPEKDKCDMPRQMTVIMQMADNIRANRALRFALKDYNCSYPGLPFKGPAFQVQSHLADLCICATKGKHYVGMSDCRTTITVNNTVQGKSNCTVRYQNGTIEHFGCPFSHLDSAPGMIWTCGGMAYYHLDEGDWRGCCYPALLSTETTVLVKRGSETIMGLAARQTREKRDVNSMPNRYNGYKTLDP